One genomic segment of Culturomica massiliensis includes these proteins:
- a CDS encoding sensor histidine kinase, which translates to MRILFLLSLLVVFWGKCDAHTVSKVDDRLYGLLFLLSSESLNYSTTLPEDSLICLCNKLGEQALGAKDYVTYFKTGQIAVNSLCLQGDWGLALDKASKMYKEARKQNNRLGIALALQALGDTYMYTNRYEQAEESFADAFKMLEGIRDDDAKIRLFIQYMHVCLHADKIDRLPGYMDQAEELIIRLNSREKENYHFFLRCYQTLYFLSVKDEERAVACLEQVLKADVSERVFNQWIHLLFAQFCLGRGDYENALLYSDSVLMDLKKSNNLGGYIYFLKNKALIFEKKEQPEEAFRIYQRVNTLSDSVNVARYLHQLNELHLTYRIDQTQLDTAAEYNRLLSWIVFFCFLLLLTVIVVVVILKRKNRTLKLCQKHLEAETEKAVRSIQSKSLFLSNMSHEIRTPLNGIVGFSEILAAYGDIDAETKRLYGDNIRQNSDLLLKLINDLMDLSDLEENTMSFTFAVCDAVDVCHSVIHTVNAVKTTAAQLIFSCPLPCLELYTDSNRLQQVLINLLVNAAKFTKEGTIRLVLDVDADKHEAIFVVEDTGCGIPPEKQKYIFNRYEKLHEDIQGSGLGLSICQLVIKRIRGRIWLDTGYTQGARFVFTHPLPRTSNE; encoded by the coding sequence ATGAGGATCTTGTTCCTATTGTCATTGCTGGTCGTTTTCTGGGGAAAATGTGATGCGCATACTGTTTCGAAAGTAGACGATCGTTTGTACGGACTGTTATTTCTGCTTTCCAGTGAAAGCCTGAATTACAGTACGACACTTCCGGAGGACAGTCTTATCTGTCTTTGTAATAAGTTGGGGGAGCAGGCATTGGGGGCAAAGGATTATGTTACGTATTTCAAAACAGGACAAATTGCCGTAAATTCCCTTTGTTTGCAGGGTGACTGGGGGCTTGCCCTTGACAAAGCTTCTAAAATGTATAAGGAAGCCAGAAAACAGAACAATCGTTTGGGAATCGCTTTGGCACTTCAGGCATTGGGGGATACTTATATGTATACCAATCGTTATGAGCAGGCGGAGGAATCTTTTGCAGATGCTTTTAAGATGCTGGAAGGAATTCGTGATGATGATGCTAAGATCCGCCTGTTTATACAGTATATGCATGTTTGCCTGCACGCTGATAAAATAGATAGGTTGCCCGGCTATATGGATCAAGCTGAGGAATTGATTATCCGATTGAATTCCCGGGAGAAAGAAAACTATCATTTTTTCTTACGTTGTTACCAGACCTTGTATTTCCTGTCGGTGAAGGATGAAGAACGAGCCGTAGCTTGTCTGGAACAAGTTTTAAAGGCAGATGTTTCCGAACGGGTATTTAATCAATGGATACACCTGCTGTTTGCTCAATTTTGTCTGGGCCGGGGAGATTATGAAAATGCGTTGCTGTATTCCGATTCGGTATTAATGGATTTGAAGAAAAGTAATAATCTGGGCGGATATATCTACTTTTTGAAAAATAAAGCATTGATATTTGAAAAAAAGGAACAGCCGGAAGAAGCTTTTCGTATTTATCAACGGGTAAATACCCTTTCCGATTCGGTGAATGTGGCCAGATACCTGCATCAGCTCAACGAATTGCATCTTACTTATCGAATCGATCAGACACAGTTGGATACGGCAGCCGAATACAATCGTCTGTTGAGTTGGATCGTTTTTTTCTGTTTTTTACTGTTGCTGACAGTGATTGTCGTTGTCGTTATACTCAAGCGGAAAAACCGGACTTTAAAGCTTTGCCAGAAACACCTGGAGGCGGAAACGGAAAAAGCGGTACGGTCTATTCAATCGAAAAGTTTATTTCTGTCGAATATGAGTCATGAAATAAGAACCCCGTTGAATGGTATTGTGGGCTTTTCGGAGATTCTGGCCGCTTACGGGGATATCGATGCAGAAACAAAGCGTTTGTATGGGGACAATATCCGCCAGAATTCGGATTTATTGCTGAAGTTGATAAATGATCTCATGGATTTATCTGACTTAGAAGAAAATACGATGAGCTTTACATTTGCTGTCTGCGATGCTGTCGATGTTTGTCACAGCGTTATCCATACGGTGAATGCAGTAAAGACAACGGCGGCGCAGCTTATATTTTCCTGTCCTTTGCCTTGTCTGGAGCTTTATACCGATAGTAACCGGCTTCAGCAAGTGCTTATCAATCTGCTGGTCAATGCTGCGAAGTTTACAAAAGAGGGCACAATCCGGCTCGTATTGGATGTTGATGCTGATAAGCATGAGGCGATATTTGTAGTAGAAGATACGGGGTGCGGAATTCCTCCGGAAAAGCAAAAATATATATTCAATCGCTATGAGAAATTGCACGAAGACATACAGGGCAGCGGATTGGGGCTTTCTATTTGCCAACTGGTGATAAAACGTATCCGGGGACGCATCTGGCTGGATACCGGATATACGCAGGGAGCCCGTTTTGTTTTTACGCATCCTTTGCCCCGAACGTCTAATGAATAG